The Magnolia sinica isolate HGM2019 chromosome 3, MsV1, whole genome shotgun sequence genome includes the window AAATGGCTGAACATCAGTCAGATGATGAGGGATCTTCTTCATCTGCAAAGGATCGAAAAATTCCAGCTAAGATATTGCATCATTTTCCCTTGAAACCAAGGCTTCAAAGGTTGTTTATGTCATAAAAAACAGCTTCCTCTATGAAATGGCATGAAGTAGGACGCACCGACGATGGAATATTAAGGCATCCTGCTGATTCCCCAGCGTGGAAAACTTTTGACCACAACCACCCAAGCTTTTCTTCGGACGGTCATAATGTTAGACTTGGGTTAGCAGCTGACGGTTTCAATCCATTCAGGACAATGAGTATTGCTCACAGCACATGGCCTGTTATTCTGATACCATATAACTTACCACCATGGATGTGTATGAAGCAACCTAATCTCATGTTGTCCTTACTTATTCCTGGCCCTTATGGACCTGGTAATGACATTGACGTGTATATGCAACCTTTGATAGATGAGTTAAAGGAATTGTGGGAGGTTGGCGCAGACACTTGTGATGCCTCAAGCAATGAGACGTTTCGATTACGTGCGGCATTGTTGTGGACTATCAATGACTTCCCTGCATATGCAAACTTGTCTGGATGGAGCACTAAAGGACGTCTCGCTTGTCCTTGTTGTAATAAGGACACTTCGTCTAAATGGTTAAAACATGGTCGAAAgttttgttatatgggtcatcgtcGATTTTTAGAACATGATCATAAGTTTAGAACCGATAGCAGATCCTTTGATGGCACGGAAGAATTTGGCGAGGCGCCAACTCCACTATTTGGTTCTGATGTGTTGGCCCAGTTGCAAGGAATTAATGTCACCTTTGGGCAGACTGTAGGCAGTCATGGGCATAAGAGAAGACGAGAAGACAATGAGGAAGAAAGAtataactggaaaaagaagagcaTTTTCTTTGATTTGCCGTATTGGGAGCATAATCTATTGCGTCATAATTTGGACGTGATGCATATTGAAAAGAACGTATGTGACAATGTGCTTGCGACGCTGTTGAATATTGCAGGGAAAACAAAGGATAGTGTAAAGGCACGTCTTGACCTACAAGATATGGGTATAAGACAAACATTACACCCAAAACAACTTTCATTTAACAAGACATATTTGCCACCCGCATGCTTTACTATGTCACCAAGTGAGAAGAATGATTTTTGCAAAATCTTAAAGCGGGTGAAAGTTCCAGATGGTTATGCAGCCAATATTTCACATTGTGTGCATCTCAAAGAGCGCAAAATTTCAGGACTCAAGAGCCACGACTGTCATATTATGATGCAGCAACTACTTCCAATTGCGATACGAACAACATTACCTAAGAACGTAACCTCAATCTTACTTGAATTGAGCGGATTTTTTAGAGAATTATGTTCCAAGGTTGGTCGAGTAAGAGAGTTTGACCGATTGGAATCTCGAATTGTGTTAACACTTTGCCATTTAGAAAAGATCTTTCCACCagctttttttgatattatggtgcatttgactatTCATTTAGCGGGGAGGCAAAAATAGCTGGATCGgtacaatatcgatggatgtaccCCATTGAAAGGTACGTGTTAatgtttagaaattaaaattatttgTCATGCTATGCTAGTCATGCTAATCGAccatatatttttaaactttttattaTTGGTGATTACAGATATCTACTCACATTAAAGTCGTATGTGAGTAATAGATGTCGGCCCGAGGGATCAATTGCGGAAGGGTACTTGGCAGAAGAATGCTTAACATTCTGCTCGAGGTACCTGCATGGTACAGAGACAAGGTTCAACCGGCCAATACGGAATGATGACTATGGTAACACTGTTATAGAAGAACAATCCTCTATTTTCCCACTAGTAGGTCGTGCATTAGGGAAGTCTGAGGATTGTGTACTGGATAACGTTACATCTGCACAGGCACATCGATATGTCCTGTTTAACTGCTATGAACTCAGCCCATTTCTTGAGTAAGCCAACTATAGGACTTAATTTATACATAGATaaatttactctttttttttttgctaaaactAATGACTTTTACAGAGAACATATGAATGTTGTTAAGTGGATGAATCGTCGCGCACGGCCAAGGGACATAGAACGCATTCATAATGATACATTTTATAAATGGTTTAGTGATCGTGTAAGTAGTCGATTTGATAAGTTTAAGGAcgtgcatgtttttttttaattttttattattcaaACATGTGCTTTTGAATGAATATTTTTGGTATCTGAATAGGTTGAACAGTTGCGCCATGAAAGGAATGAGCAGGTTTCAGAAGACCTTAGATGGCTAGCTCGGGGTCCTAGTATGGCAAGAAGATATAAAGGTTTTATTGTAAACGGCTTCAGATTTCACACCAAAGATcgtgagaaaaaaagaaaaactcaacatAGTGGAGTTGTTGTGACTGCAAAGACATCAAGCTTTGCAAGTGCCAATGACAGAAATCCCATTGCAGGGGATGTAACATACTATGGTGTATTGACGGACATCATAGAACTGGAATATTGTGGTACTCGGAAGGTTGTATTATTTAGGTGTGATTGGGTTGATGTTCGATCTCAAGGCAGGGGTGTTAAGAAGGATGGGTTGGGGTTCACGCTTGTGAATTTGAAACGATTATGCCATACAGGTCAACATTTGTCTGATGAACCATTTGTGTTTGCATCTCAAGCTGAGCAGGTGTTTTACGTACAAGACCTCATCGAAAAGGATTGGCATGTTGTAGTGAGGACGAAACCTAGAGACTTATTTGAGATGCATGGGCAAGAGTCTGCAGATGATGTTGATACATTCTTAGGCATGTCACCCTGCGATGATCAATGTTTGGAGGACCCGAGTGATGACACTGTTAGCTGGGAAAGGGCAGATGTTGATGGTACAACAGTTGTCACATATTTACCACCCACCCAGTCGATGGTAGAAGAACAAATAGATGATATTGAGTTATCTGATCCCATTGGAGATGACATTTTGTACAATAATTGATTTCTTAAGTaccatgttttcctaatgtatgaaatagaaattaaaatgtCTTTTTTCATATGgttatgttatttatttattcaaaattGAATCGTCTTATCAACATGCATCTGTTCACTAATGTGACTTAGGTTCTTCTTAAGACATGAAACGTGCTCGTTCTAAACGCATGACTAGGCTACTGATAAGCCTTATGACTGGTGGCATCAATCAGCCTCAGCTACCCGAGACTAATGTGGGTCCCTCTCAGCCTCAGTTGCCCCAGCCTATGGCGGGTCCCTCCCAGCATCAGCCTTCCCTGGCTACATCGGGTCCAGTCCAGCCTTTGTTGCCCGAGTCTACAGCGGGTCCTTCTCATCCCCAGCTTCCCCTGCCTACGGCGGGTCTCTCCAAGAGTTTGCCTCAGGATCCACACCAGACAATTGATTCATTAGAGGATACTTCTAGTGGTATGTTATGCATTGGTTCTAATATCCTTAaaaatttaatgtattttttgctAATGAACTATACAAGTCTGCATATTatttatgtgcattttttttttcaacagatTTGTTGTTCACGAAGAGGAGTCGAGGCCCCACACGATGCCATCAAGTTTGGAACATGCGTGAAGGGCAACGCATTTTTATTACCACCAACAATCTAGGGCAGCCCGTTaatgaaaatgttagcaagctgACAAACTTTTTGGGGACAATAGCACGTAATGGGGATTACGCACCCCTTACATATTCTAATTGGAGGGTAGTGCCAAACGAGAAGAAGGATGATATGTACGAACTTGTCATGGTAATGGTGATttgttttatgtattttattattttattatttattctttGTTCAATATGTGATTGTCTACTTTGTTCATGTGATGCAGTCCAAGTTTCAGTTTGACAAAGAGATTAAATCTTGGGTGTTGATGTCGATTGGAAAAAAATGGAGGGACTGGAAGTGCGAACTGAAGAAATTCCACTACTCGCCTCATGATAATGATGAGGCACGGCTAGCAGACCTCAATGAGCGTGTCCATATGGATCAGTGGAATGCCCTCATTGAGTTTTGGAACTCTGAAGAGGGAAAGGTATGTGATGAGTAGCTACTAAAACCTTCACGTTATGAAATTACACAACTGTCGTAAGCTGAAATTTCATAAATTACTCTATTGATGTGTCACATTTTAGGCCCGTAATAAGATAAATACGGAAAATCGAAGAAAACAACGCATTGGCCACGCTGCAGGCACGAAGAGCTTTGCGCGAATACGTGAAGAAgaggtaattttttttattaatcacCTAATAATTTGATGTCAATCTATTTCTCATATATAACTTATTTAAATAATGATAGAGAAACAAGAGGGCCAATGGGGAGGATTTGACCCGTGTAGATATGTTCTTATTGACACATAGACGCAAGAATGGGATGCCTGTGGATGAGGCCTCAGCAAGAGcaatggtatgtatatgtatcttcttattttgtttAATCTTTTAGCAATATCAAATCTAAATTGGTGATTTTTAATTGTAGGAACAATTAAATGAACGAACTTCGCAGCAGCCAGAGGCTTCACATAACAGCACTGCGAGGAAAGATATATTCTCGGAAGTCATGGGTGACGAACGACATGGCCGTGTCCGCACTTACGGGTTAGGTCCCTCTTCTTCTGATATATGGGGCACAACATCCCATAGTGTCCAGTCCCAAGGGATGACCTCCGATGCTCAGAAGATAGATGAACAATATGAGGAATTGCATGCTGAAATATCTTCCCTAAGAGAAACTATGGCTGATAGAGATGCTCAAATATCTTCACTAAGAGAAACTATGGCTGATAGAGATGTTCAAATATCTTCACTGAGAGAAACTATGACAACATTGATGGCTGCCATAACGAATCCAAGCATTAATCTAGCTACATTATTAGGTGTTTCAGCTAATCCCAACTTGAaccaaccctcctcatcatcaagccACTTGGTTCCAACCCCTCAGgtaattataatatatacatgtatatttttaCGTGTAATATGTTTTCAATTATACATAGTTCGAGCTATATACAAGAATTgacattgatttatcatttgtaGAGAGACTTGGCGAATAAGGGGAATTCTACAAGCTGCGCTAATGTGACTCAAGTTCTTCTTAAGAGTATTGTAAGGCATGGGGATACTGTAGCTAAAGGAACCATTTTGAGCACGGATCCATTGACAAAGTAGGGGGGCAAAAACTTGGAGTTGGTTTCTGGGAAGTATCTGTTCAAGTGGCAATGGTACGTGATGAGGATTTGATAAGGACCCATGGACGATATAAAACAATTGGGGATGCAATTGGAACGAGTATTGCTTGGCCCACTACTTTATGTAtggtaagtttttattttttattttttattttattattattattttttaagcaaTAGAACTTATTGTATGAGATTGTGAATagtaattgatttatttttgttattttttataggTTGCAGACAGAAATGGATGATGACTACATGAGAGaagtttttattaagtatttggaACTGTAAACATCTTTTGTAAGTGGGGGTAGTAGGGATCTGTGGTTTCAAACTTTTGGATTGAGTTAGACACATCTAAACAGtttatttttatcttagtttaattatagagggcacatctaaacttatctaatctctttaatttaatcttagttttataagattatgatttgtgatttgaattttgcatttgcatgtctttaatttaatctcttctgtttctttttttttttgttttacatgTGGTCACTTAGTCATCATATTTGTAGGGTAAGAGATCCTATCATACCTTTTACTAAATTTGCAtataagtcttaggctccatttggtcatcacatcaatctttatgaatataattttttctcaaaccaaatggagcttaagcccttttttaactccgccaatgcaacttcttgcattgccggtcccaagcccgggtaaaggaggagggaaaagggcatcaaggtgagttgtgtcatTTTCTTCCATTTGATGTCTTTTGTGATAGTATTcaattaagtttaagtttaatacACTCATAAAATGTTTCTTCATGGCAGCCTTACGTTGACTTGGCGAATAGCTATGGCACTGGGAAAATGTCAGAATTAGAGAGTTTTCTTGAGACGAACATAGAGAAGTTCAAAACTGTGAGTTCTCTATCTTGAATTAATTTTCCTTACTTTTTGCCAAAGCTTGGTAATCAACATGTTGCTGAGCTTCTCTTTGTATAACCTGCCATAGTCATGTGAGATTTAGAGGGTTGCTTTCCGTTGCCAACATGTTAAGACTTGTTTTCCTAAAGTTAATGTTTGCCACTTGCCTAGGGCATTGTGCACTCTTAGTATTGATGGAAAAATATCAATGCAAGAAGTGccccttggggcctgtttggttgccaggGAATTCATTCCCTGGTTTTTATGTTTCCTGGGAATGGTAGAATTGGTATATCTCTCCATTATTGTACACATTTAAGTTGTAAAATGAGGTCCTTGACATCTGATTTTATAATCCCCTTCAGTTTGCAGTATCCACTCTTTAGTTTGCCTTTACCTAGAAAACATGCCTATATGATCGCTGCAaggagcttattttaaggcatgagcctaaaaatgaagcagatccaaacctgaagtgggccacaccacaggaaacagtggggattgaatgcatcCAAAACTCTTGTCCAGATATGGATGCACCCTCACAGATAGTTTTGGTATGGATTCTTAGTGGTGAATTATTTGCTAAGCTATTTATTAAGGAGTATTTATTGTTTTTTATGTTGATACACCAGGATGTAGCTACCTTGGAGCAGCAACCAAGCTGCACATTGTCCCTAGAAACATCCCTTTCAAAGCAGAATGTATGCAGAGAAAAGGCGTGCTGAGGCTGCTAGAATTTGGGAGAAATATCCAGAGAGGATTCCTGTAAGTGTTTACTCTAACTGGTAGTCATATACTGGTTCTTCCCCCTCATGCAACAACTATGAGAGGTGGGTCCACAGTTATACACAGCAGGAACCTTCAGGTTCTATTTATGAATACAGGATGCATTTTCAAAAGGATAAAGCATTAGCTCGATGATTCCAGCCTGTGTTGATAAACGAGCCTAGCCAGGTAGCCttttgtttataatttttatcTATTTAATAACTTTTAAAATTTCTACTTTCAAAGTCGCCAAATGAATATTGGCAAGAAATTAGAGTTGTTCAGGCAATGCATGAAGTGGTAATTGTCTTTGGGTCTTGCCTAATATTGCTTGAGTTTTGTGATTTGGTTTGGAAATGTGCAACATTTGATTAAGCTGCTTGGACAAcaattgtacatgaggcccatcttatgaGATCGTGAATACTAGAGTTTTGAATGTTTGTTCCATCTTTTATGTAACCAAGTCTCCCCTGTGATTTTGTATCCTCAATTACAGCACTCAGATTCTTGTGGCATGCAACAACATCTTCATGAATTTCATTCTCCTCAGCCACAACTTGGTCTCCTTCACCAGCTACTGATTCTGGTCCTGTATGTTGCTTCTGCTCTGACAAAGCAGCGCCTGCATCCATAGCATTGCCCACAGATTTCTGCTTCTCATCGAGCAAAGAGACATCTGCTTCTACATGCATCTCCACGACTTCAGTCCCCTGATTTTGCCCATTTTCTGCCAAACAAACATCCATAACAATAACTTTAGCTAAAATTGATTCAGTAACCTCAGTTCCAGCACTTGGATTCTTGTGACCGAGAATGCCATCTTCCTGAAACCCGTTTCCCTCAGCTGCAACTGCTCCTCCTTCACCAGCTACCAGGTTACAGAGCCCACCATCAACATTGCTTCTTTTCTATGCCGTACCAACGTTGTCACAATTCACAAAGAACTGTTGTGCttgctactctttttttttttcacagctATTATTCTTCCAAAGATGTCACAATCCATGCATTAAAATCTGTAAATATATATGAATACACTGTCATGTCCTGGAATTCTTGTATATGGTTTGGTTGATTGTTCATTTCTAGCCACAAGGCCATTTTTGTTGTAGTGAGGTGGATATGAACTTATATCATCTTACAGGTTGCAATCGACTGTATGGTGGAGAGTTGCAATGAACCTGCCTGGGTTCTTTCCGACTAACCAAAGAAGTCAAACAATTAACGCCTAATAGAACACCTACATGAGAAAGTTCTAAGCACCATCATCGACAATTTCCTTGAAAATTTTCCCACCCTTTATATAGATGTGAAAAGTCAACATTAGCTCTCAAACAGTTGAGGTTTGTACACTACATCagttctcttctatttgttttcttttctgatttctttccttgaAAGTTTTTGCTTTGTCCAACTTTTTCATACATAGTTTGATCTGCAGACGGTTGGATTCGCTTCTTTCAAAGTGGGGATTATGTTCTTCTAGCGAACATGTTTGCAAGTGCTAGCCAATGGAACAAAGTGACAAGAGTGAGAGAGGCAACGAGAAACAGAGGAGTTCAGAAACCAGAGCCAGGTAACAGCCTCATCGagctacatccaacaatttagcttgaatcagaattttcaaggactgttgtggatgcatttctttcttgtgtAGCAGATTTTCTATGTTGTTAGACTCCCCTCTTCTCTTTCTATACTTTTCtctcccaacttttttttttttttcattttccttctccacctgatttgaaaatagaaagggaattcatatttattactctccttccactgatagacaattcactttctaggataaaatggtaaattcaatagagctattgcatctatttgttttttttttttttttggcaccatttaaaaattggcagtgactcatccaccttacatatcagattgatttacagctatacacaccatccagattgtggatctcattgttgatggagcattctaaaatcagacatttctaaatcacactgatcaagcaatcctaaccatccaattaatggatatcatatggatggacggttaaaaataaaagtaaatggtccaaatttgGAAGGACAAATCTGATGGTTAATGTTATCTTCTCAGTGAAGATTTTTTGTTATGCACTTGTGCTCCATCcatagatttggatggtttggattgccatacaagcatgccatgtgtatgtctaaagtctcaccaccattttataaatggtgcaaaactaacacttGACTCCCCTTGCTCAAGACCTGACAGatgactttttttctttttttctttttttcttcttaaatttatgggcagtgaaaattgtaatgatggagaaattccaagtatcgcatggtagcttatgctgaaatgaaaaatgagatagtgccCATATCTGATGATCAGGATTCCTCTGTTgtgaaaaatgagatagtgccCATATCCGTGAAATGTTCTATTGAGGGTAGGCTGAACAGCAGGACAATTTGTTGCGTTTACCAATGATTGCTAGGTTGAACAAATTCTTGTTCAATGACCTTTATGGATATTGATCCCAAAAACATTTTAGTGCACTATTTC containing:
- the LOC131239591 gene encoding uncharacterized protein LOC131239591 → MSCLTAMNSAHFLSKPTIGLNLYIDKFTLFFFAKTNDFYREHMNVVKWMNRRARPRDIERIHNDTFYKWFSDRVEQLRHERNEQVSEDLRWLARGPSMARRYKGFIVNGFRFHTKDREKKRKTQHSGVVVTAKTSSFASANDRNPIAGDVTYYGVLTDIIELEYCGTRKVVLFRCDWVDVRSQGRGVKKDGLGFTLVNLKRLCHTGQHLSDEPFVFASQAEQVFYVQDLIEKDWHVVVRTKPRDLFEMHGQESADDVDTFLGMSPCDDQCLEDPSDDTVSWERADVDGTTVVTYLPPTQSMVEEQIDDIELSDPIGDDILYNN
- the LOC131238816 gene encoding uncharacterized protein LOC131238816 — translated: MKRARSKRMTRLLISLMTGGINQPQLPETNVGPSQPQLPQPMAGPSQHQPSLATSGPVQPLLPESTAGPSHPQLPLPTAGLSKSLPQDPHQTIDSLEDTSSDLLFTKRSRGPTRCHQVWNMREGQRIFITTNNLGQPVNENVSKLTNFLGTIARNGDYAPLTYSNWRVVPNEKKDDMYELVMSKFQFDKEIKSWVLMSIGKKWRDWKCELKKFHYSPHDNDEARLADLNERVHMDQWNALIEFWNSEEGKARNKINTENRRKQRIGHAAGTKSFARIREEERNKRANGEDLTRVDMFLLTHRRKNGMPVDEASARAMEQLNERTSQQPEASHNSTARKDIFSEVMGDERHGRVRTYGLGPSSSDIWGTTSHSVQSQGMTSDAQKIDEQYEELHAEISSLRETMADRDAQISSLRETMADRDVQISSLRETMTTLMAAITNPSINLATLLGVSANPNLNQPSSSSSHLVPTPQRDLANKGNSTSCANVTQVLLKSIVRHGDTPYVDLANSYGTGKMSELESFLETNIEKFKTSPNEYWQEIRVVQAMHEVVIVFGSCLILLEFCDLVWKCATFD